One part of the Candidatus Bathyarchaeota archaeon genome encodes these proteins:
- a CDS encoding DNA primase small subunit PriS encodes MEAAREFVYQKFSEFYRDPANPVPSPPSPEQREFGYLMFRERFMVRHRRFNDIKNLRAVLADTVPSDVYHSCAYYENPDYDMDKKGWVGSDVVFDIDADHIPTACDKMHDEYRCVKCGFSGRGITPEVCPNCESTKFEAKTWPCELCIQSAREETAKLLDMLQNDFGFSQSEVRVFFSGHRGYHVHLESEVVRGLDAMARKEIVDYVTGLGVSVLDPEAKEDKRGGGKRGGAKKFMLHDFGWNRRIKVGMEKFLQTASQEDLKAVGLRNKALFDSKEVAIKRAINEGLWESVPGVSSQTWLKLAEHIRETQTAKIDTVVTTDIHRLIRMNGTLHGKTGLKKVEFAPNELQDYDPFVGAVAFKKGNVKVFVSDAPEFSLGGETLGPFKKQTVLLPTAAAVMLICKKRAEILSDV; translated from the coding sequence TTGGAGGCTGCCAGAGAATTCGTTTACCAGAAATTCAGCGAATTCTACCGTGACCCCGCCAACCCGGTCCCGTCTCCACCTTCTCCAGAGCAACGTGAATTCGGCTACCTCATGTTCAGGGAACGCTTCATGGTGCGGCACCGCAGATTCAACGACATCAAAAACCTCCGAGCCGTCCTCGCCGACACAGTGCCCTCCGACGTCTACCACAGCTGCGCCTACTATGAAAACCCCGACTACGACATGGACAAGAAGGGCTGGGTAGGCAGCGACGTAGTCTTTGACATAGACGCCGACCACATCCCCACCGCCTGCGACAAAATGCACGATGAATACCGATGCGTCAAATGCGGGTTCAGCGGCAGAGGCATCACCCCCGAGGTCTGCCCCAACTGCGAAAGCACCAAATTCGAAGCCAAAACCTGGCCCTGCGAACTCTGCATCCAATCCGCCCGCGAAGAAACCGCCAAGCTCCTCGACATGCTCCAAAACGATTTTGGCTTCTCCCAAAGTGAGGTCCGAGTGTTTTTTTCGGGGCACCGCGGCTACCATGTGCATCTGGAAAGTGAGGTGGTGCGTGGGTTGGATGCGATGGCCCGCAAAGAAATCGTGGATTACGTGACGGGGCTGGGGGTTTCGGTTCTTGATCCGGAGGCAAAAGAGGATAAGAGGGGTGGTGGCAAGCGTGGAGGAGCAAAGAAGTTTATGCTGCATGACTTCGGCTGGAACCGCCGAATAAAGGTGGGGATGGAAAAGTTTCTGCAGACCGCCAGCCAAGAGGACCTTAAAGCCGTGGGGCTCCGTAACAAAGCGCTCTTCGACAGCAAAGAAGTCGCTATAAAACGTGCCATAAACGAGGGGTTATGGGAAAGCGTCCCCGGCGTCAGCAGCCAAACATGGCTTAAACTTGCCGAGCACATCCGCGAAACCCAAACCGCCAAAATCGACACCGTCGTCACCACCGACATCCACCGCCTCATCCGCATGAACGGCACCCTGCATGGCAAAACGGGACTCAAAAAAGTCGAGTTTGCCCCAAATGAACTGCAAGATTATGACCCCTTTGTTGGAGCGGTAGCTTTTAAAAAGGGCAACGTGAAAGTGTTTGTGTCTGATGCGCCGGAGTTTAGTTTAGGGGGAGAAACGTTGGGTCCTTTCAAGAAGCAAACTGTGTTGTTGCCGACTGCAGCGGCGGTTATGCTTATCTGCAAGAAACGAGCGGAGATTTTAAGCGATGTATGA
- a CDS encoding polyprenol monophosphomannose synthase, which translates to MGDQLSGDFSSNSEIGVILPTYNEADNIARLIKDIQQLNLNAAILVIDDSSPDATADIVKQNQANYENLVLLCRPKKSGLGTAITDGFKIFLSAPKPPRYVFTMDADYSHDPKDIPKLLEVMRESESAIVIGSRYSRGGKIDGWPLSRKIISRTANAIARASLGLKLQDCTSGFRCYSTGFLREVIGNLHSHTYEIQIETVRQAALRNFHVKETPVLFVNRKRGKSKLTWTEIESFLSYTFRAVLRS; encoded by the coding sequence ATGGGCGACCAATTATCTGGAGATTTCTCTTCAAACAGCGAGATAGGCGTGATTTTACCCACCTACAACGAAGCAGATAACATAGCCCGTTTGATAAAGGATATTCAGCAGCTGAATTTAAACGCGGCGATTCTGGTCATCGACGACTCCAGCCCCGACGCAACCGCTGACATCGTCAAACAAAACCAAGCCAACTATGAGAATCTGGTGCTTCTTTGTCGACCAAAAAAATCGGGGTTAGGCACCGCAATCACGGATGGCTTTAAGATTTTTCTCTCAGCCCCCAAACCGCCCAGATACGTCTTCACTATGGACGCTGACTACTCCCATGACCCCAAAGACATACCAAAACTCTTAGAGGTCATGCGGGAATCCGAATCCGCCATAGTTATCGGCAGCCGATACAGCAGAGGAGGAAAAATAGACGGCTGGCCGCTGTCACGTAAAATCATCAGCCGAACCGCCAACGCCATCGCAAGGGCCTCTTTGGGGCTGAAACTGCAGGATTGCACCAGCGGCTTTCGCTGTTACTCCACGGGGTTTCTTCGGGAAGTCATCGGGAACCTGCATAGCCACACCTATGAAATTCAGATTGAGACGGTTCGGCAGGCTGCGTTGCGGAATTTTCATGTTAAGGAGACTCCGGTGTTGTTTGTGAATCGGAAGCGGGGTAAATCTAAGCTGACTTGGACGGAAATAGAGAGTTTTCTGTCTTACACTTTCAGGGCTGTTCTGCGGTCTTAG
- the pcn gene encoding proliferating cell nuclear antigen (pcna) codes for MFKLKVSDAKLLRDMATAISILVDEATFKVEPDGLKLRAMDPSRVAMIDFEWPKAIFQEYEAAEPSKMCLNISELLKLLKRAGKDEAVELSLDDKTGKLLVKITGKYSRNFTMPTLEASEEEVPTPKISFNVKAKTTTSGLSQAIEDAQLVSDHVRIEADPEKMTLSASGDLMGANIIIPKGSDALLDLEVKENAKATFSLSYLSEIIKAASATSDIATLEFSSDMPIRIDFQQTKEGKLTFFLAPRIETE; via the coding sequence ATGTTTAAGCTTAAAGTTTCAGATGCAAAGCTCCTAAGAGACATGGCAACCGCCATCTCCATCCTTGTGGACGAAGCAACCTTCAAAGTCGAGCCCGATGGACTCAAGCTACGCGCCATGGATCCCAGCCGCGTCGCCATGATCGACTTCGAATGGCCCAAAGCCATATTCCAAGAGTACGAAGCAGCTGAACCCAGCAAAATGTGCCTCAACATAAGCGAACTCTTAAAACTCCTCAAACGCGCCGGAAAAGACGAAGCCGTCGAATTATCCCTCGACGACAAAACCGGCAAACTCCTCGTCAAAATCACAGGCAAATACAGCCGCAACTTCACCATGCCCACGCTGGAAGCATCCGAGGAAGAGGTGCCGACGCCCAAAATCAGCTTCAACGTCAAAGCCAAAACCACCACGTCGGGGCTAAGCCAAGCCATCGAAGACGCCCAGCTCGTCTCAGACCACGTACGCATCGAAGCAGACCCAGAAAAAATGACACTTTCCGCATCGGGCGACTTGATGGGCGCAAACATCATCATCCCCAAAGGCAGCGACGCACTCCTCGACCTCGAAGTCAAAGAGAACGCCAAAGCCACCTTCAGCCTCAGCTACCTCAGCGAAATCATCAAAGCCGCATCAGCCACAAGCGACATCGCCACCCTCGAATTCAGCTCGGATATGCCCATTAGAATCGATTTCCAGCAAACTAAAGAGGGCAAACTCACCTTCTTTTTGGCGCCAAGAATCGAAACGGAATAG
- a CDS encoding nucleotidyltransferase family protein, which translates to MPLQTTKQIKNKLATLMPTLQQTYHVSSIEIFGSYARAEQSQKSDLDLLITFSKPYSLWELLDVKEFLTAKLRIKVDLVPKDSIKPILKEQILQEAIPI; encoded by the coding sequence ATGCCTCTGCAGACAACCAAACAAATAAAAAACAAACTTGCAACCCTGATGCCTACCCTGCAGCAGACATACCACGTCTCATCCATCGAAATCTTCGGCTCCTACGCCCGAGCAGAGCAATCCCAAAAAAGCGACCTGGACCTACTCATAACCTTCTCAAAGCCCTACAGCCTCTGGGAACTACTGGACGTAAAAGAGTTTTTAACTGCAAAACTTCGGATAAAAGTGGATTTAGTCCCAAAGGACTCGATTAAACCAATACTGAAGGAACAAATCCTCCAAGAAGCCATCCCAATATGA
- a CDS encoding DUF86 domain-containing protein has translation MTRSYALFLKDIYDAIDEIEQFTKDLTEQDFTKNRLVVRGIITDLIIIGEAVDKIPKTVKYEFRKIPWRTWERMRETRNELAHEYYNVKPEVLWSIVKYELPPLKPLIKEMIEKET, from the coding sequence ATGACAAGAAGCTACGCCCTATTTCTCAAAGACATCTATGATGCGATTGATGAGATAGAGCAATTCACAAAAGACCTAACAGAACAAGACTTCACCAAAAACAGGTTGGTTGTCCGTGGCATAATAACTGACTTAATCATTATCGGGGAAGCGGTAGACAAAATTCCAAAGACCGTCAAGTATGAGTTTCGGAAGATTCCTTGGCGGACATGGGAACGAATGCGCGAAACCAGAAACGAGCTAGCCCACGAATACTACAACGTAAAACCCGAAGTTTTATGGTCAATAGTGAAATATGAGCTTCCGCCTCTAAAACCACTAATTAAAGAAATGATTGAAAAAGAAACATAA
- a CDS encoding cupin domain-containing protein has protein sequence MDDFPAFMKNPQNQVPAQNQYSDGIEGYYYTANNGAQIAFWTAHTEGTSKTHSHPYDEYVVCIQGKYTLLIGNREIDLLPGDEYHIPKDTPHACKRTAGTRTIHAFGGQRIQK, from the coding sequence ATGGATGATTTCCCAGCGTTTATGAAAAACCCCCAAAACCAAGTCCCCGCCCAAAACCAATACAGCGATGGCATCGAAGGCTACTACTACACCGCCAACAACGGCGCGCAAATCGCTTTTTGGACCGCCCACACAGAAGGCACCAGCAAAACCCACAGCCACCCCTACGACGAATACGTAGTCTGCATCCAAGGCAAATACACCCTGCTCATCGGCAACCGCGAAATCGACCTATTGCCCGGCGACGAATATCACATCCCAAAAGACACACCACACGCCTGCAAACGCACGGCAGGAACAAGAACCATCCACGCATTCGGAGGACAACGCATACAAAAATAG
- a CDS encoding 50S ribosomal protein L44e, producing the protein MNVPKEINTYCPKCKAHTIHTVSLYKAGKRRALARGERHHEREKEGYGGQKYPLQHEFAKTTKKQTLRMKCKKCNFMYHKDGIRLRKLALV; encoded by the coding sequence GTGAACGTTCCTAAAGAAATCAACACGTACTGTCCTAAATGTAAAGCTCACACAATCCACACTGTATCCCTCTATAAAGCCGGTAAACGCCGAGCCCTCGCGCGGGGCGAACGCCACCATGAACGCGAAAAGGAAGGATACGGCGGACAAAAGTATCCGTTGCAGCATGAGTTTGCTAAAACCACTAAGAAGCAGACTCTGCGTATGAAGTGCAAGAAATGCAATTTCATGTACCATAAAGACGGTATACGCCTAAGGAAACTAGCATTAGTTTAG
- a CDS encoding 30S ribosomal protein S27e → MSDWNKLIPKPRSVFLRVKCQKCGNEQLVFSNTVNKISCNVCGEVLAEPTGGRANINGEVLTVLE, encoded by the coding sequence ATGTCTGATTGGAATAAACTTATCCCCAAGCCCCGAAGCGTGTTTCTGCGCGTTAAATGCCAGAAATGCGGCAACGAGCAACTCGTCTTCAGCAACACAGTTAACAAAATCAGCTGCAACGTATGCGGCGAAGTTTTAGCTGAACCCACCGGCGGAAGAGCAAACATCAACGGCGAAGTCCTCACCGTCCTCGAGTAG
- a CDS encoding translation initiation factor IF-2 subunit alpha: MAERKPQWPEVGDLVIATIETVTDYGAYAKLDEFDKRGLLHVSEISSSWIRNIRDFVREGQKLVLKVLRVDHDKGHIDLSLRRVTKRERIEKVMSWKKERKADALLRGVAEKLGMTSEEVYQKAGTVIEAKYDLYEGFEKAAIEGPEALTEIGVPQEIAEAFSQVAEERIHVKMVKVRGVLEIKVSKPNGVKVIKEAFGKAKGEKIKDAKITFYVIAAPKYSIEVQAENYKRAEDVIQKTADNVIGNVTKAGGQGTFRREK; this comes from the coding sequence ATGGCTGAGCGTAAGCCCCAATGGCCCGAAGTCGGCGACCTCGTCATCGCCACCATAGAAACCGTCACGGACTACGGCGCTTACGCTAAACTCGACGAATTCGACAAACGCGGCCTTCTACACGTATCCGAAATTTCTTCCTCATGGATCAGAAACATCCGCGACTTCGTGCGGGAAGGACAAAAACTCGTCCTCAAAGTTCTCAGAGTCGACCACGATAAAGGCCACATAGACCTCTCGCTGCGCCGCGTCACCAAACGGGAACGCATCGAAAAAGTCATGTCCTGGAAAAAAGAACGCAAAGCCGACGCATTACTCCGAGGCGTCGCAGAGAAACTGGGCATGACCAGCGAGGAAGTTTACCAGAAAGCCGGCACCGTCATCGAGGCAAAATATGACCTCTACGAGGGCTTCGAAAAAGCAGCCATCGAAGGCCCCGAAGCACTCACCGAAATCGGCGTTCCCCAGGAAATCGCGGAGGCCTTCAGCCAAGTCGCCGAGGAACGCATCCACGTAAAGATGGTCAAGGTGCGGGGCGTACTGGAAATCAAAGTTTCTAAACCCAACGGCGTAAAAGTCATCAAGGAAGCCTTCGGCAAAGCAAAGGGCGAAAAAATCAAGGACGCCAAAATCACCTTCTACGTCATCGCCGCCCCAAAATACAGCATCGAGGTGCAGGCGGAGAACTATAAACGCGCAGAGGATGTTATCCAGAAAACCGCCGACAACGTCATCGGCAACGTAACCAAAGCCGGCGGACAGGGCACTTTTAGAAGGGAAAAATAG
- a CDS encoding RNA-protein complex protein Nop10 produces the protein MVWQLRRCVKCSAYTLNKTVCPVCGGAVHIPHPPKFSPDDKYFKYRMAAKRSQESEGNLH, from the coding sequence GTGGTTTGGCAGCTACGCCGATGCGTAAAATGCAGCGCATACACCCTCAACAAGACGGTGTGCCCAGTATGCGGCGGCGCAGTGCATATTCCTCATCCACCCAAATTTTCACCCGACGACAAATACTTCAAGTACCGCATGGCGGCAAAAAGGAGCCAAGAAAGTGAAGGAAACCTACATTAA
- a CDS encoding PAC2 family protein, translating into MKETYIKEFAQIQPSNPVLIEGLPGLGLVGKIALRYLIKQLKAKKIAYLYSPHFPYFVLVNKKGDVRLLRGAFYYYQNPKGNDILLFTGDSQSQTIEGQYEIADRMLDFSERHGVKTIATIGGYRMEPKEKPKVYIAATDPSLLQKALDGGATLSESGSPIVGTAGLILGLSKFKQIEAICLLGETRGYLPDPQAAKSVLEVLSATFNFDLDLKGLDEEIQKAETMVTKLQQIEAKRVLEAEENRKQEDKKTTYIS; encoded by the coding sequence GTGAAGGAAACCTACATTAAAGAATTCGCGCAGATCCAACCCAGCAACCCCGTGCTCATCGAAGGCCTGCCCGGCCTGGGCCTTGTGGGCAAAATCGCGTTGCGCTACCTCATCAAGCAGCTGAAAGCCAAAAAAATCGCTTACCTCTACTCCCCGCATTTCCCCTACTTTGTGCTCGTAAACAAGAAGGGCGACGTGCGGCTGCTACGCGGCGCATTCTACTACTACCAAAACCCCAAAGGCAACGACATCCTCCTCTTCACCGGCGACAGCCAATCCCAAACCATCGAGGGACAATACGAAATCGCCGACCGCATGCTCGACTTCTCTGAGCGCCACGGCGTAAAAACCATCGCCACCATCGGCGGCTACCGCATGGAACCCAAAGAGAAACCCAAAGTCTACATAGCCGCAACCGACCCCAGCCTACTCCAAAAAGCCCTTGACGGCGGCGCCACCCTAAGCGAATCCGGCAGCCCCATCGTCGGCACCGCAGGCCTCATCCTGGGACTCTCCAAATTCAAGCAAATCGAAGCCATCTGCCTGCTCGGCGAAACCCGCGGTTACCTCCCCGATCCCCAAGCCGCCAAAAGCGTTCTTGAAGTGCTCAGCGCCACCTTCAACTTCGACCTTGACCTTAAAGGCCTAGACGAGGAAATCCAGAAAGCCGAAACCATGGTGACTAAGCTCCAGCAGATCGAAGCCAAACGCGTGCTTGAAGCTGAAGAAAACCGCAAGCAAGAAGACAAGAAAACCACCTATATTTCCTAA
- the wecB gene encoding UDP-N-acetylglucosamine 2-epimerase (non-hydrolyzing) — translation MEAYGVEPVVVVTGTRPEIIKMAPIIRALQKAALPYMFVHCGQHYDYNMAQQFIENLELPAPSHWLKIESSSPGAQTAEIMMRMDELLSKNPCSIVLVEGDTNTVLSAALAANKRVVPIGHVEAGLRSFDLRMPEEHNRRLTDHISNYLFAPTQRAIANLEDEKVWGKVFLTGNTAIDAVNEHLPIAEKKSRIMEQVRFGEFVLATAHRAENVDDPAVLESFIGVFEESPLPIVYPMHPRTKRRLEENGKLSALMEMPNVLVLPPLGYLDFLMLEKMCRLIITDSGGIQEEATAPQIRKHVLVIRLSTERPEAAEAGFARVVGTDKNRILAAMNEALASETPLPSASPFGGGHAAQRTVEIIKENFV, via the coding sequence ATGGAGGCTTATGGCGTGGAGCCCGTTGTTGTGGTAACCGGGACTAGACCCGAGATAATTAAGATGGCGCCTATCATCCGCGCCCTACAGAAAGCGGCTTTGCCCTACATGTTTGTGCACTGCGGCCAGCACTACGACTACAACATGGCTCAGCAGTTCATCGAAAACCTCGAGTTGCCCGCGCCCAGTCACTGGCTTAAAATCGAGTCTTCCTCGCCGGGTGCGCAGACCGCTGAGATCATGATGCGGATGGATGAGTTGCTGTCAAAGAACCCATGCAGCATCGTTTTGGTTGAAGGCGACACCAACACGGTGCTTTCTGCGGCGTTGGCGGCGAATAAGCGGGTGGTTCCGATTGGGCATGTGGAGGCTGGGCTGCGGAGTTTTGATTTACGCATGCCCGAGGAGCATAATCGCCGCTTAACCGACCACATATCCAACTATCTCTTCGCGCCCACACAGCGCGCCATCGCTAACTTGGAAGATGAGAAGGTGTGGGGTAAGGTTTTTCTCACCGGCAACACCGCCATCGACGCCGTCAATGAGCATTTGCCGATTGCCGAGAAGAAATCGAGGATAATGGAGCAGGTGAGGTTTGGCGAGTTTGTGTTGGCGACTGCGCATCGCGCCGAGAATGTGGATGACCCCGCGGTTTTGGAGTCGTTCATCGGGGTTTTTGAGGAGTCGCCTTTGCCCATTGTTTATCCGATGCATCCAAGGACCAAAAGGCGGCTGGAGGAAAACGGCAAACTCTCCGCGCTCATGGAGATGCCTAACGTGCTGGTTTTGCCGCCGCTGGGGTACCTGGATTTCTTGATGCTGGAGAAGATGTGCCGCTTAATTATCACTGATTCAGGCGGCATCCAGGAAGAAGCCACCGCGCCCCAAATTCGCAAGCACGTGCTGGTTATTCGCCTCAGCACCGAGCGCCCCGAAGCTGCGGAGGCAGGCTTTGCCAGGGTGGTGGGTACAGATAAAAACCGCATCTTAGCAGCCATGAACGAGGCGCTTGCATCAGAAACGCCCTTGCCCTCTGCGTCTCCGTTTGGCGGCGGCCATGCTGCCCAGAGAACAGTGGAGATAATAAAAGAAAATTTTGTTTAG
- a CDS encoding minichromosome maintenance protein MCM gives MTLEAMDPQQRFQEFFKKEKYRERIAQLAISGKGSLTIEFEELYNFDQALAELLLAKPEEYLQHAGKGAYDQLKIEDAEYAEKIEKIIVRVVKLLGKEQLRRLGSRNMSRLVMIEGIVVRATPVRPMVQIAAFKCKRCGTVNHIEQTGQFLKAPAVCMAPDCGRDGPFEFSQEESQFIDSQDLRLQEKPEDLPPGQLPRVLAVKLIGDEIVDIARPGDHVSIVGIVRAFAPSLMGMGKLRTFILQLDANSVELLGKEPETSPPTPEEEAQILRLSRDPKVHSKIIASIAPSIFGNEHLKEAVMYLLFGGVSRSLPDMNIRGEMNALIIGDPGTAKSQMLQYVSRIAPRGLYTSGRGTTAAGLTAAVVREKGGSMSLEAGALVLADKGIACIDEMDKMRPEDRVAIHEAMEQHTVSVAKGGIVATLNARTAVLAAANPSLGRYEPNRTVAENISLPVTILSRFDLIFVLRDVPNKESDSKMSRHILEMHRKGLSPVEAQVNAELLRKYVSYSKSVKPELSEDALKRLSDFYLAMRSASETEGSPVAITARQLESLVRVAEARARVALRPTVTAEDAEAAIAIMKRSLEEVGIDLSSFKVDIDLIMTGRPKSIRDRLGIVISTIMEMEKVTGIVERDALVNELETKHKIPRGEIERMISQLLREGTVYEPREGSLKKT, from the coding sequence ATGACGCTGGAAGCGATGGATCCCCAGCAGCGATTCCAAGAGTTCTTCAAAAAAGAGAAATACAGAGAGAGAATCGCGCAACTCGCCATAAGCGGCAAAGGCTCATTAACCATAGAGTTTGAGGAACTCTACAACTTCGACCAGGCCTTAGCTGAGTTGTTGCTGGCTAAACCCGAAGAGTACCTCCAGCACGCCGGCAAAGGCGCCTACGACCAACTTAAAATCGAAGATGCCGAATACGCAGAGAAAATCGAGAAAATCATCGTCCGCGTTGTCAAGCTGCTGGGCAAAGAGCAGCTCCGCCGATTAGGCTCACGAAACATGAGTCGCCTTGTGATGATAGAAGGCATCGTTGTCCGCGCTACACCAGTGCGTCCGATGGTGCAGATCGCCGCCTTCAAATGCAAACGCTGCGGCACCGTAAACCACATCGAGCAGACAGGACAGTTCCTCAAAGCCCCCGCCGTGTGCATGGCGCCTGACTGCGGCAGAGATGGCCCCTTCGAATTCAGCCAAGAAGAATCCCAGTTCATCGACTCACAGGACCTGCGGCTGCAGGAAAAACCCGAAGACCTCCCGCCTGGGCAGTTGCCACGTGTTTTGGCGGTTAAACTCATCGGGGACGAAATCGTGGACATCGCCCGCCCCGGAGACCACGTTTCAATCGTAGGTATCGTACGCGCCTTTGCGCCTTCGCTTATGGGCATGGGGAAACTACGCACCTTCATCCTGCAGCTTGACGCCAACTCCGTGGAGCTACTGGGCAAAGAACCAGAAACCTCGCCACCCACCCCCGAGGAAGAAGCGCAGATTCTGCGGCTTTCCCGCGACCCCAAAGTCCACAGCAAAATCATCGCCTCCATTGCACCCTCGATTTTTGGTAACGAGCACCTCAAAGAGGCAGTGATGTATCTGCTCTTCGGAGGAGTCTCAAGAAGCCTTCCGGACATGAACATCAGAGGCGAAATGAATGCTTTAATAATTGGAGATCCTGGGACAGCAAAAAGCCAGATGCTCCAGTATGTTTCCCGTATTGCGCCCCGTGGACTCTACACTTCAGGCAGAGGAACCACCGCAGCAGGCTTAACCGCAGCCGTCGTACGCGAGAAAGGCGGTTCCATGTCGCTGGAAGCAGGAGCTTTGGTGCTAGCCGACAAAGGAATTGCCTGCATCGACGAAATGGACAAAATGCGTCCTGAGGACCGCGTTGCCATCCACGAAGCCATGGAGCAGCACACGGTTTCCGTCGCGAAAGGCGGCATCGTCGCCACCCTTAACGCCCGTACAGCCGTTTTGGCAGCCGCCAACCCCTCGCTAGGCCGCTATGAACCCAACCGCACCGTCGCCGAGAACATTTCGTTACCAGTCACCATCCTTTCCCGTTTCGACCTTATCTTCGTCTTGCGCGACGTGCCTAACAAGGAATCAGACAGCAAAATGTCGCGGCACATCCTAGAAATGCACCGCAAAGGCCTCAGCCCCGTCGAAGCCCAAGTGAACGCTGAACTACTGCGCAAATACGTCAGCTACTCCAAATCCGTCAAGCCTGAACTCAGCGAGGATGCACTTAAGCGGCTAAGCGACTTCTACTTAGCTATGCGTTCCGCCAGCGAAACCGAGGGGTCACCCGTCGCCATCACCGCCCGCCAGCTTGAATCGCTTGTCCGCGTCGCCGAAGCCCGCGCACGCGTTGCCCTGCGCCCCACAGTTACCGCGGAGGATGCAGAAGCAGCCATAGCTATCATGAAACGCTCGCTTGAGGAAGTCGGCATCGACTTATCCAGCTTCAAAGTGGACATTGACTTGATTATGACGGGTCGCCCCAAGAGTATCCGTGACCGCTTGGGCATAGTGATCTCCACTATCATGGAGATGGAGAAGGTCACCGGCATCGTGGAACGTGATGCCTTAGTTAACGAGTTGGAGACCAAGCATAAGATTCCACGGGGAGAAATTGAGCGTATGATTAGCCAGTTGCTGCGTGAGGGCACGGTTTATGAGCCGCGAGAGGGTTCTTTAAAGAAGACGTAG
- a CDS encoding DUF2283 domain-containing protein, whose amino-acid sequence MNKVTYDGVGDTLSILLSNKQIAYAEEHGEVIVNFDSKDKPVEIEFLNASKFMGELLAAIMKAKSGEKQLQIPA is encoded by the coding sequence ATGAATAAAGTAACTTATGATGGCGTGGGCGATACGCTCAGTATCCTGTTGAGCAATAAGCAGATTGCATACGCGGAGGAGCATGGCGAGGTCATCGTTAACTTTGATTCGAAGGATAAGCCTGTGGAGATAGAATTTTTGAACGCCAGCAAATTCATGGGTGAACTTCTCGCCGCCATAATGAAGGCGAAATCTGGCGAAAAACAACTGCAAATCCCCGCTTAG
- a CDS encoding DUF4258 domain-containing protein: MNLRAGNKKQISLSLHAKEKLKRLRELQLTEEKAIQTVRKPDSIAEGYFGRKIAQSALTDELLLRVIYEETDNNILVVTLYPAKRQRYE; this comes from the coding sequence TTGAATCTTAGAGCTGGTAACAAGAAACAAATCAGCTTATCCCTTCATGCTAAAGAAAAGCTAAAACGGTTGAGAGAATTACAGCTCACGGAAGAAAAAGCTATTCAAACCGTGAGAAAGCCAGACAGCATAGCCGAGGGGTATTTTGGGCGAAAAATAGCTCAATCAGCTCTTACAGACGAGCTTTTACTTCGAGTTATTTATGAAGAAACTGATAATAACATCTTGGTTGTTACGTTATATCCAGCTAAGAGGCAGCGATATGAATAA
- a CDS encoding DUF5678 domain-containing protein: protein MESVTDILSNFRENNRWISENYEQLKKRYDNQWVAALNSAVVDHDSDLKKLVKRLKAKHQGVYNQIAVEYVTSEETDLIF from the coding sequence GTGGAATCTGTAACTGATATTCTCAGCAATTTCCGGGAAAACAACAGATGGATAAGCGAAAACTATGAACAACTAAAGAAACGATACGACAACCAATGGGTCGCCGCCCTAAACAGCGCCGTAGTTGACCATGACAGCGACCTTAAAAAGCTCGTTAAGAGGCTAAAAGCAAAGCACCAAGGGGTCTACAACCAAATCGCCGTAGAGTATGTCACTTCCGAAGAGACAGACCTCATATTTTGA